The following is a genomic window from Halobellus ruber.
TCTCAGCAGGCGAGAGTGTTTACACTCCCCAAAGCGTTCCCACCGTCTACACTGAGGGATACCGGATGCCAAATTCTTCATCAAGTAACGTTCTCCACTCTTGTTCAGAGATTGAGCGCTCGTGCTGATCGCTACCGGCCACTTCGACGAACGAATCGGGAGTGAGTGTTTTGTGTCCACGATCTGTTACCATTGTGACGAGTACCCAATCAGTAAAAGTCGCATCTGGCGAGCGCTGATGATACTCGCAAGCCGGTTCGAAATAGTCCATCCCTCTCGGTTCAGTTCGGAAAATGAACCACTCGGTCCATTCATCGTCGGTCCCGTTGAGGCCTCTATATTGTGCAACGTAGTCAGCGTCATTGCGATCAGTCTCAACGAGCCGCCACGCGCCTTCTGGATCTTCACGCACTGTTCCGTCAAGCGGAAGTGGATGTCTGATGACCTCTCCGCCGAACCCGACATCCACTATATACGGCTTATCCAGTGAAACAAGTAGCGGCTGATGCCCACCCGGAGGCCCGTAGCTCCCGTCTTCTGGTGAAATGACTCGTGCGGCCAATCGTTCGACATCGAACCCACACTGATCTAACAACCATCCAAAGAGTCCGTTGAGTTCATAACAGATTCCGCCGCGGTGATGCTCCACAATTCTGTCGTATATATCGGCCATATCTAACGAAACGCCGTCAGGAGAACGATCCTCGAACGGATACCCGGCGACAGCCATTGTTTCAAAAGGG
Proteins encoded in this region:
- a CDS encoding arylamine N-acetyltransferase family protein codes for the protein MNTEKYLSRIGLDPSDVTETDVSTVERLQQAHLTTVPFETMAVAGYPFEDRSPDGVSLDMADIYDRIVEHHRGGICYELNGLFGWLLDQCGFDVERLAARVISPEDGSYGPPGGHQPLLVSLDKPYIVDVGFGGEVIRHPLPLDGTVREDPEGAWRLVETDRNDADYVAQYRGLNGTDDEWTEWFIFRTEPRGMDYFEPACEYHQRSPDATFTDWVLVTMVTDRGHKTLTPDSFVEVAGSDQHERSISEQEWRTLLDEEFGIRYPSV